The Halanaerobiales bacterium genomic sequence GTTTTGTAAGAGAATTAAAGTTTTTATATTTCAAAAGACTTGATAATAAAGAAAATTATTCTCAGGAAGTTGAGTTTCAGGTTTATTCTGTAATTGATTTAGTACAAAACTGGAATTGGAGTAGTTTAGCTGATAAAGATATTGCTTCAATAATTATTAATGCTTTTGATATTCTATGGTTTAAAGGAGACAAAGTTGAGAGAGAAAATTTCTTTAAACTTTTTTACACAATTTTTAGTCAGATACCTGATGGAAAAATAATTGAAGAAATGCTTGAATACTGTAAAAATGAATCTTTAAAAGACATAATTAAAATTTATTTAAAAGCTTATCGTATTACTGATCAGGATTCTCCTGAATTCATTAATTATTTTCAATCATTAAGAGATAAAATAAAATCTGAAGATAAAATACCAGATGATGTTAAAGAATTATATGATTATATTTTTAGTGAAAAATTATCTTTAAATAGAAAAACCGGTAAAGAAACCGTAAATGTTTTTGATATTGATACGATTATTAAACTATATGGATTCAAAGAAGAAAGTAGATTACATGATATTAATGTTAGTGAAATGTATGAATTTGAACCTTTACAAAAATATATTTTAAAACCTATATTTAAATATAAATTTATTATGGAAGGTGATTTTCTCTTCGACCTTTATAGTGGATATGGATCAGCCAGAAGTGAAGAAAATTTAATAAAAGAGTTGCAAACTCAGGTTAAGTTAAAAAGTGATAAATTTATTGGGCAGCTTAAAGAAGTTATGGATTATCTTGAGTTCTATAAAGATGATTATCTTTCAGCATTTAAAAATGAAAAAGATCTATCAATTATTGATGACCTTGGAAGAGAAATTTTAGAGAATCTTGATGAATACCAAAAACTTGTAGGTTATTTTTCTTTTCTGGAAAGAGATTTTATTAGAACTACTATTTTACAGGCCAAAAGTATAATTTTTGAAGATAGTCGTTATGTTTCAGAAATAAGTGTGGCTTTACAGAATGGAAATGAAAACAGATTGATAAATATATTAAATAAAGAAATAGGTAAATGGAGGATTAATAAACGATTAAGAGAAAGATATGAAAATATAATTTATAAATATTTTTTAGAAAGAGGAATGTTCAAAGAATATAATAAACAAATGGTACAAAGAAGTGAAAAAATTTCTCCAACAAGAATACTAGCCAGATTTAATAATATTTTAATGAATTATAGGATTATTTTCAGTTTTATTCTAGCACCTTTTTTCTTTTATTTAATTGCAGAAATGTTTTCATTACCTGGTTTAAAAGATAATATTGTTATATTTTATATAGGACTATCTGTATTGGTAAGTTTAATACTATTTTTAATTTCTTTTATAATGGTTATTTCAATGATTATAAACTGGTTTAAAAACAAAAATAGTTATTTACTGAAAAAAGTTGGAAATAGTAAAACCAATATTCCTGAAAAACAATTGAAATATAGAATGAAGTTTTTCCTACCTAAATTATTTGGAGTTATCTTTGTGGTTTATCTTAACTTTACTCTTTCTGATGAAATGTGGACAATAACTCATGGAGTAAATATTTACATGAAAGCTGCTGTTATTGTGATCTTTTTAGTATTTATATATTATTTCATTAAATCTACTCAATTTGATAGTGTACGTCTTTCAGATGAGGTTAAAGGTAAAAGAACAAAGTCAATAATGTCTGCAGGACTTTTTTATAGTTTTTTTGGAAGTATACTTTTTAATTTAATGTATGGAGCCAGTATGTTTAAAAGAAATAGGGGAGAATTAACTGAAGTTGATGCAGTTGATATTTATACTATTGAAAGATTAAATAATTTAATCCCCTTTGATATTAGTGGCTGGCTGGAAAGTTTAAAGATCATTTTACTTAATGATCTCCATCTCCTACCTGAATTATTAGTGTTTTGGATGGTTCAGATGTTCTTTATAGCTATTATCCTTGAATTTTTCTTACAACGAGAAAGAATTGTTAAAAGAAGTTAAATAAATGGAGGTGTATTTTTATGGATCAGGGCAAAGAGGGATATGAAGAATTTAAAAATAAAGCTGAAAAATATGTTAATGATAAAGAAAAGGCTGAAGAATTACTTGATGATGCTCTAAAAAAAGCTGAAAATAATAAAGGCCCGATAAATAAGTTTTGGGATGAATTACAATTGTTTTTTTCAATAATAAAAGATTGGAAAGATGGAAAATATAAAGATATTCCGGTAGGGACTTTAACCATGATTTTTGTTGCAGTACTTTATTTTGTTGTGCCTACTGATTTAGTACCTGATGTTATTCCACTTGGAGGTTTTGTTGATG encodes the following:
- a CDS encoding YkvA family protein, coding for MDQGKEGYEEFKNKAEKYVNDKEKAEELLDDALKKAENNKGPINKFWDELQLFFSIIKDWKDGKYKDIPVGTLTMIFVAVLYFVVPTDLVPDVIPLGGFVDDAAVIAYVIKQIRSDLNAYKKWKGENLKNSNNDEDKKR